A genome region from Oryzias latipes chromosome 2, ASM223467v1 includes the following:
- the LOC101160050 gene encoding protein Shroom2 isoform X3, with amino-acid sequence MSCHQPCDWQFTSFFILITCPEYYDTLNTCLFFTVLSRRNRFKGKNEAVSRPHSWHSSKLTEEESEPARSEANPAPIWQPKHEARSKETFTPADQSPVHQDSSPTSSVNSMERVECPAHLFPPGHLSPPKYGSAEPLGGARRDSPFSCFSSGSSPPINDSSSAGRRGTSTESIFFKGFQGDGAEPGDRLRVLHSAGWNGSRGEGQPACRVSFAGRPGGAPVWQAPKKKASQPPPPPAPPLRSDSFAATKVFPYSDGPSGAPQSGRSLGKPPESSQRRPSKLFSLSSSDVRQSHYAVPPAHQRQHSDESPFYLQARAAPPTRIQSVGSYYRSLQDLPANAFSRRQGRHSAATTNPSQESGGVSRYYGTAAKQAAELKARQGCSSAPWMNSSNSVLPASLKTKAKFSAPPTAYGEKKDHSGGLTYEFSARDTNDPLKRGEGPSSDVKRLFQSSNHKAASSQHQDPWLPHEDQRISSLKTPLLHSLTQESWSLTAAAPAAVPAQDAGSGKVNRRSDRYATTLRKEIQQKRAQLQKSRSAATLTCEPDEDEPEEWRSVELSASSGASSYKDHLKEAQARVLQATSFQRRDLEPLGADVLKVSNGRFRGRKRFHPAKRTHSFSEPDKMDKVGVEGGPQMGSEDEGKVFQAKPTFARPAPKPAPTDSNQTHQTQEKGLSNDDIHLSPGRSPASLEQQRLGTFAEYQATWNKQKKTAEAKTPGKFHSAENILDAGADETPVCVHERSRSSPSADFYPQKISSPWRDPEDQESTSTSREKLESRQSVPAVSRNPGPDHRTKADPASASQTAPSPGPRSISPSSSSSSLLLPPALPLGPETTSSCQEFPTGSRSDPTALQTLPRSGSDSHVDAQPSPSAPAPAPARFPHRCAAAGPDAEGESEQQPSLSPPSSSPPPAALPLPESNPARSPSPQFMPARLTDKPPTVQDESQLRWDKESRFPAAMEANSLVRKVPVRIIRSENGAGGSVGSLSHAPLSDATVNSDASLFSAVARQAAGDPEQPSNQEGRPAGPVEEEDAKREELAKDIMGKDKSLVDILDQSGRKTTMDLMEGLFPPEEKILEGAQQRRRASAGSRLPTSAPRSSDRREEDELSSSAVASLVPSSSYYNTSAPKAELLIKMKGMQEQLEEQDSEDELDIDLAGKKQELILSLARKLEVLREARQSLQEDVEDNEALGRDVEATVQHLCQPNQLDKFRMFVGDLDKVVSLLLSLSGRLARVENALNSLEDEAPPEEKRTLTEKHKLLMRQHEDAKELKENLDRRERLVTGVMEAHLNAEHLDDYKHFVKMKSALIIEQRKLEDKIKLGEEQLKCLLESLPLEQRPPF; translated from the exons ATGTCTTGTCATCAACCCTGTGATTGGcagtttacttctttttttattttgatcacaTGTCCTGAATATTATGATACACTGAACACCTGCCTCTTTTTTACCGTGCTCTCCAGGAGGAACCGTTTCAAAGG GAAAAATGAAGCTGTATCCCGGCCACACTCCTGGCACTCCTCCAAGTTGACAGAGGAGGAGTCTGAGCCGGCCCGGTCCGAGGCTAACCCGGCGCCGATCTGGCAGCCAAAACATGAAGCAAG ATCCAAAGAGACGTTCACTCCAGCAGACCAGAGCCCTGTACATCAAGACAGCAGCCCCACCAGCTCAGTGAACAGTATGGAAAGGGTGGAGTGCCCCGCCCATCTGTTCCCCCCGGGTCATTTATCGCCGCCTAAATACGGCAGCGCCGAGCCGCTCGGCGGCGCTCGACGAGACTCACCGTTCAGCTGCTTCTCCAGCGGCTCCAGCCCCCCCATCAATGACTCCAGCTCGGCAGGACGGAGAGGGACCAGCACGGAGAGCATCTTCTTTAAGGGCTTTCAGGGCGACGGGGCAGAGCCCGGCGACCGGCTTAGGGTCTTGCATTCGGCAGGTTGGAATGGATCACGGGGAGAGGGGCAGCCCGCCTGCAGAGTCTCATTTGCAGGGAGGCCTGGCGGGGCTCCCGTCTGGCAGGCACCTAAGAAAAAGGCGTCCCAGCCCCCCCCGCCTCCGGCCCCGCCCCTGCGGAGCGACAGCTTCGCCGCCACAAAGGTGTTTCCGTACTCGGACGGCCCCTCAGGTGCCCCACAGAGTGGCAGGTCATTAGGAAAACCGCCTGAAAGCAGCCAGCGGCGGCCAAGCAAGCTCTTCTCTCTGTCAAGCAGTGACGTCCGACAATCCCACTACGCCGTGCCCCCCGCCCACCAGAGGCAGCACAGCGACGAAAGCCCCTTCTACCTGCAGGCCCGGGCAGCGCCGCCCACAAGGATCCAGAGCGTAGGAAGCTACTACCGCAGCCTGCAGGACCTGCCCGCCAACGCTTTCAGCCGCAGACAGGGCCGCCACTCAGCCGCCACCACAAACCCCAGCCAGGAGAGCGGGGGGGTCAGCAGATACTACGGTACTGCAGCCAAACAGGCCGCAGAGCTGAAGGCCAGGCAGGGCTGCAGCTCCGCCCCCTGGATGAACAGCAGTAATAGCGTCCTGCCCGCTTCCCTGAAGACAAAGGCGAAGTTCTCCGCACCTCCAACAGCCTACGGTGAAAAGAAGGATCACAGTGGTGGTCTGACCTATGAGTTCTCCGCCCGTGACACTAATGACCCTCTGAAGAGGGGGGAGGGCCCCTCTAGCGATGTGAAAAGACTCTTTCAGAGCAGCAACCATAAGGCGGCTTCTTCACAGCACCAGGACCCGTGGCTCCCTCACGAAGACCAGCGGATCTCCTCCCTGAAAACGCCCCTGCTCCACTCCCTAACCCAGGAGAGCTGGAGTCTGACGGCCGCTGCTCCTGCCGCCGTGCCGGCGCAGGACGCCGGCAGTGGGAAAGTCAACCGCCGCAGTGACCGTTATGCCACCACGCTCCGCAAGGAGATCCAACAGAAGCGAGCACAGCTACAGAAGAGTCGCAGCGCTGCAACACTGACCTGTGAGCCCGACGAGGATGAGCCAGAGGAGTGGAGGTCCGTGGAACTTTCCGCATCCTCCGGTGCCTCCTCCTACAAGGACCACCTGAAAGAGGCGCAGGCCAGGGTCCTCCAGGCCACCTCCTTCCAAAGGCGAGACCTGGAGCCGCTGGGAGCAGACGTCCTGAAGGTCTCCAACGGACGCTTTCGAGGGCGAAAGCGCTTCCACCCGGCAAAGAGGACTCACTCCTTCTCAGAGCCCGACAAGATGGACAAAGTCGGGGTGGAAGGAGGGCCACAGATGGGCTCAGAGGATGAAGGGAAGGTCTTCCAGGCTAAGCCCACCTTTGCCAGACCGGCGCCAAAGCCCGCCCCCACGGACTCTAACCAGACGCACCAAACCCAAGAGAAGGGCCTTTCCAATGACGACATCCACCTGAGTCCCGGACGGAGCCCCGCATCACTGGAGCAGCAGAGACTCGGGACCTTCGCAGAGTACCAGGCCACCTGGAACAAGCAGAAGAAGACGGCGGAGGCCAAAACTCCAGGAAAGTTTCACTCGGCGGAAAACATCTTAGACGCAGGAGCCGACGAGACACCTGTGTGCGTCCACGAGAGGTCCAGATCCTCGCCATCTGCAGACTTCTACCCTCAG aagatTTCATCTCCATGGAGAGATCCAGAAGACCAGGAAAGCACTTCAACCAGCAG GGAGAAGCTGGAGAGCCGACAGTCGGTTCCTGCGGTCTCCAGGAACCCGGGCCCCGACCACAGGACCAAAGCAGACCCTGCCAGCGCCTCCCAAACCGCACCCTCCCCCGGCCCTCGGAGCATcagccccagcagcagcagcagcagtctcCTGCTGCCTCCTGCGCTCCCTTTAGGTCCAGAAACCACTTCCTCCTGTCAGGAATTCCCCACTGGCTCCCGGTCAGATCCGACGGCGCTCCAGACTCTGCCCCGCTCCGGTTCTGACTCCCATGTCGAcgcccagccgtcccccagcgcTCCCGCCCCAGCCCCGGCCCGCTTCCCTCATCGCTGCGCGGCAGCCGGGCCGGACGCCGAAGGGGAGTCGGAGCAGCAGccctccctctcccctccttcctCGTCACCTCCGCCCGCCGCTCTGCCTCTCCCCGAATCCAATCCAGCTCGCTCCCCTTCGCCACAGTTCATGCCGGCGAGGCTGACCGACAAACCGCCGACCGTGCAGGATGAGTCGCAGCTCAG GTGGGATAAAGAATCTCGGTTTCCAGCAGCAATGGAGGCTAATAGTCTGGTGAGGAAAGTCCCCGTGAGGATCATCCGCAGTGAGAACGGCGCCGGAGGTTCTGTCGGGTCGCTGTCCCACGCCCCGCTTTCAGACGCCACGGTGAACTCCGACGCATCTCTGTTCAGCGCCGTCGCCCGCCAAGCAGCAGGCGACCCGGAACAACCCTCCAACCAGGAGGGCAGGCCAGCCGGCCccgtggaggaggaggacgcaAAAAGGGAGGAGTTGGCGAAGGACATCATGGGTAAAGACAAGTCTTTGGTGGACATCCTGGACCAGAGCGGCAGAAAGACCACCATGGACTTGATGGAGGGGCTTTTTCCACCGGAGGAGAAGATCCTGGAGGGAGCCCAGCAGAGGAGGAGAGCATCTGCGGGATCCAGACTCCCCACATCTGCCCCCAGGAGCTCGGACAG gagAGAGGAAGACGAGCTGTCTTCATCAGCCGTGGCCTCCCTTGTGCCCAGCTCCTCCTACTACAACACCTCCGCTCCAAAGGCGGAGCTCCTCATCAAGATGAAGGGCAtgcaggagcagctggaggagcaggaCTCCGAGGACGAGCTGGACATCGACCTGGCCGGCAAGAAG CAAGAGCTGATCCTGAGTCTGGCCAGGAAGTTGGAGGTGCTGCGGGAGGCGCGGCAGAGCCTGCAGGAGGACGTGGAGGACAACGAGGCGCTGGGCCGGGATGTGGAGGCCACCGTGCAGCACCTCTGCCAGCCCAACCAGCTGGACAAGTTCCGCATGTTTGTGGGCGACCTGGACAAGGTGGTGAGCCTGCTGCTGTCGCTGTCAGGCCGACTCGCCCGGGTGGAGAACGCCCTCAACAGCCTGGAGGACGAAGCGCCGCCAGAGGAGAAG CGAACGCTGACGGAGAAACACAAGCTCCTCATGAGGCAGCACGAGGACGCCAAGGAGCTGAAGGAGAACCTGGACCGCAGGGAGCGGCTGGTGACCGGCGTCATGGAGGCCCACTTGAACGCAGAGCATCTGGACGACTACAAACACTTCGTCAAGATGAAGTCGGCGCTCATCATCGAGCAGCGCAAGCTGGAGGACAAGATCAAGCTGGGCGAGGAGCAGCTCAAGTGCCTGCTGGAGAGTCTGCCGCTGGAGCAGAGGCCGCCGTTCTGA
- the LOC101160050 gene encoding protein Shroom2 isoform X6 — MERVECPAHLFPPGHLSPPKYGSAEPLGGARRDSPFSCFSSGSSPPINDSSSAGRRGTSTESIFFKGFQGDGAEPGDRLRVLHSAGWNGSRGEGQPACRVSFAGRPGGAPVWQAPKKKASQPPPPPAPPLRSDSFAATKVFPYSDGPSGAPQSGRSLGKPPESSQRRPSKLFSLSSSDVRQSHYAVPPAHQRQHSDESPFYLQARAAPPTRIQSVGSYYRSLQDLPANAFSRRQGRHSAATTNPSQESGGVSRYYGTAAKQAAELKARQGCSSAPWMNSSNSVLPASLKTKAKFSAPPTAYGEKKDHSGGLTYEFSARDTNDPLKRGEGPSSDVKRLFQSSNHKAASSQHQDPWLPHEDQRISSLKTPLLHSLTQESWSLTAAAPAAVPAQDAGSGKVNRRSDRYATTLRKEIQQKRAQLQKSRSAATLTCEPDEDEPEEWRSVELSASSGASSYKDHLKEAQARVLQATSFQRRDLEPLGADVLKVSNGRFRGRKRFHPAKRTHSFSEPDKMDKVGVEGGPQMGSEDEGKVFQAKPTFARPAPKPAPTDSNQTHQTQEKGLSNDDIHLSPGRSPASLEQQRLGTFAEYQATWNKQKKTAEAKTPGKFHSAENILDAGADETPVCVHERSRSSPSADFYPQKISSPWRDPEDQESTSTSREKLESRQSVPAVSRNPGPDHRTKADPASASQTAPSPGPRSISPSSSSSSLLLPPALPLGPETTSSCQEFPTGSRSDPTALQTLPRSGSDSHVDAQPSPSAPAPAPARFPHRCAAAGPDAEGESEQQPSLSPPSSSPPPAALPLPESNPARSPSPQFMPARLTDKPPTVQDESQLRWDKESRFPAAMEANSLVRKVPVRIIRSENGAGGSVGSLSHAPLSDATVNSDASLFSAVARQAAGDPEQPSNQEGRPAGPVEEEDAKREELAKDIMGKDKSLVDILDQSGRKTTMDLMEGLFPPEEKILEGAQQRRRASAGSRLPTSAPRSSDRREEDELSSSAVASLVPSSSYYNTSAPKAELLIKMKGMQEQLEEQDSEDELDIDLAGKKQELILSLARKLEVLREARQSLQEDVEDNEALGRDVEATVQHLCQPNQLDKFRMFVGDLDKVVSLLLSLSGRLARVENALNSLEDEAPPEEKRTLTEKHKLLMRQHEDAKELKENLDRRERLVTGVMEAHLNAEHLDDYKHFVKMKSALIIEQRKLEDKIKLGEEQLKCLLESLPLEQRPPF; from the exons ATGGAAAGGGTGGAGTGCCCCGCCCATCTGTTCCCCCCGGGTCATTTATCGCCGCCTAAATACGGCAGCGCCGAGCCGCTCGGCGGCGCTCGACGAGACTCACCGTTCAGCTGCTTCTCCAGCGGCTCCAGCCCCCCCATCAATGACTCCAGCTCGGCAGGACGGAGAGGGACCAGCACGGAGAGCATCTTCTTTAAGGGCTTTCAGGGCGACGGGGCAGAGCCCGGCGACCGGCTTAGGGTCTTGCATTCGGCAGGTTGGAATGGATCACGGGGAGAGGGGCAGCCCGCCTGCAGAGTCTCATTTGCAGGGAGGCCTGGCGGGGCTCCCGTCTGGCAGGCACCTAAGAAAAAGGCGTCCCAGCCCCCCCCGCCTCCGGCCCCGCCCCTGCGGAGCGACAGCTTCGCCGCCACAAAGGTGTTTCCGTACTCGGACGGCCCCTCAGGTGCCCCACAGAGTGGCAGGTCATTAGGAAAACCGCCTGAAAGCAGCCAGCGGCGGCCAAGCAAGCTCTTCTCTCTGTCAAGCAGTGACGTCCGACAATCCCACTACGCCGTGCCCCCCGCCCACCAGAGGCAGCACAGCGACGAAAGCCCCTTCTACCTGCAGGCCCGGGCAGCGCCGCCCACAAGGATCCAGAGCGTAGGAAGCTACTACCGCAGCCTGCAGGACCTGCCCGCCAACGCTTTCAGCCGCAGACAGGGCCGCCACTCAGCCGCCACCACAAACCCCAGCCAGGAGAGCGGGGGGGTCAGCAGATACTACGGTACTGCAGCCAAACAGGCCGCAGAGCTGAAGGCCAGGCAGGGCTGCAGCTCCGCCCCCTGGATGAACAGCAGTAATAGCGTCCTGCCCGCTTCCCTGAAGACAAAGGCGAAGTTCTCCGCACCTCCAACAGCCTACGGTGAAAAGAAGGATCACAGTGGTGGTCTGACCTATGAGTTCTCCGCCCGTGACACTAATGACCCTCTGAAGAGGGGGGAGGGCCCCTCTAGCGATGTGAAAAGACTCTTTCAGAGCAGCAACCATAAGGCGGCTTCTTCACAGCACCAGGACCCGTGGCTCCCTCACGAAGACCAGCGGATCTCCTCCCTGAAAACGCCCCTGCTCCACTCCCTAACCCAGGAGAGCTGGAGTCTGACGGCCGCTGCTCCTGCCGCCGTGCCGGCGCAGGACGCCGGCAGTGGGAAAGTCAACCGCCGCAGTGACCGTTATGCCACCACGCTCCGCAAGGAGATCCAACAGAAGCGAGCACAGCTACAGAAGAGTCGCAGCGCTGCAACACTGACCTGTGAGCCCGACGAGGATGAGCCAGAGGAGTGGAGGTCCGTGGAACTTTCCGCATCCTCCGGTGCCTCCTCCTACAAGGACCACCTGAAAGAGGCGCAGGCCAGGGTCCTCCAGGCCACCTCCTTCCAAAGGCGAGACCTGGAGCCGCTGGGAGCAGACGTCCTGAAGGTCTCCAACGGACGCTTTCGAGGGCGAAAGCGCTTCCACCCGGCAAAGAGGACTCACTCCTTCTCAGAGCCCGACAAGATGGACAAAGTCGGGGTGGAAGGAGGGCCACAGATGGGCTCAGAGGATGAAGGGAAGGTCTTCCAGGCTAAGCCCACCTTTGCCAGACCGGCGCCAAAGCCCGCCCCCACGGACTCTAACCAGACGCACCAAACCCAAGAGAAGGGCCTTTCCAATGACGACATCCACCTGAGTCCCGGACGGAGCCCCGCATCACTGGAGCAGCAGAGACTCGGGACCTTCGCAGAGTACCAGGCCACCTGGAACAAGCAGAAGAAGACGGCGGAGGCCAAAACTCCAGGAAAGTTTCACTCGGCGGAAAACATCTTAGACGCAGGAGCCGACGAGACACCTGTGTGCGTCCACGAGAGGTCCAGATCCTCGCCATCTGCAGACTTCTACCCTCAG aagatTTCATCTCCATGGAGAGATCCAGAAGACCAGGAAAGCACTTCAACCAGCAG GGAGAAGCTGGAGAGCCGACAGTCGGTTCCTGCGGTCTCCAGGAACCCGGGCCCCGACCACAGGACCAAAGCAGACCCTGCCAGCGCCTCCCAAACCGCACCCTCCCCCGGCCCTCGGAGCATcagccccagcagcagcagcagcagtctcCTGCTGCCTCCTGCGCTCCCTTTAGGTCCAGAAACCACTTCCTCCTGTCAGGAATTCCCCACTGGCTCCCGGTCAGATCCGACGGCGCTCCAGACTCTGCCCCGCTCCGGTTCTGACTCCCATGTCGAcgcccagccgtcccccagcgcTCCCGCCCCAGCCCCGGCCCGCTTCCCTCATCGCTGCGCGGCAGCCGGGCCGGACGCCGAAGGGGAGTCGGAGCAGCAGccctccctctcccctccttcctCGTCACCTCCGCCCGCCGCTCTGCCTCTCCCCGAATCCAATCCAGCTCGCTCCCCTTCGCCACAGTTCATGCCGGCGAGGCTGACCGACAAACCGCCGACCGTGCAGGATGAGTCGCAGCTCAG GTGGGATAAAGAATCTCGGTTTCCAGCAGCAATGGAGGCTAATAGTCTGGTGAGGAAAGTCCCCGTGAGGATCATCCGCAGTGAGAACGGCGCCGGAGGTTCTGTCGGGTCGCTGTCCCACGCCCCGCTTTCAGACGCCACGGTGAACTCCGACGCATCTCTGTTCAGCGCCGTCGCCCGCCAAGCAGCAGGCGACCCGGAACAACCCTCCAACCAGGAGGGCAGGCCAGCCGGCCccgtggaggaggaggacgcaAAAAGGGAGGAGTTGGCGAAGGACATCATGGGTAAAGACAAGTCTTTGGTGGACATCCTGGACCAGAGCGGCAGAAAGACCACCATGGACTTGATGGAGGGGCTTTTTCCACCGGAGGAGAAGATCCTGGAGGGAGCCCAGCAGAGGAGGAGAGCATCTGCGGGATCCAGACTCCCCACATCTGCCCCCAGGAGCTCGGACAG gagAGAGGAAGACGAGCTGTCTTCATCAGCCGTGGCCTCCCTTGTGCCCAGCTCCTCCTACTACAACACCTCCGCTCCAAAGGCGGAGCTCCTCATCAAGATGAAGGGCAtgcaggagcagctggaggagcaggaCTCCGAGGACGAGCTGGACATCGACCTGGCCGGCAAGAAG CAAGAGCTGATCCTGAGTCTGGCCAGGAAGTTGGAGGTGCTGCGGGAGGCGCGGCAGAGCCTGCAGGAGGACGTGGAGGACAACGAGGCGCTGGGCCGGGATGTGGAGGCCACCGTGCAGCACCTCTGCCAGCCCAACCAGCTGGACAAGTTCCGCATGTTTGTGGGCGACCTGGACAAGGTGGTGAGCCTGCTGCTGTCGCTGTCAGGCCGACTCGCCCGGGTGGAGAACGCCCTCAACAGCCTGGAGGACGAAGCGCCGCCAGAGGAGAAG CGAACGCTGACGGAGAAACACAAGCTCCTCATGAGGCAGCACGAGGACGCCAAGGAGCTGAAGGAGAACCTGGACCGCAGGGAGCGGCTGGTGACCGGCGTCATGGAGGCCCACTTGAACGCAGAGCATCTGGACGACTACAAACACTTCGTCAAGATGAAGTCGGCGCTCATCATCGAGCAGCGCAAGCTGGAGGACAAGATCAAGCTGGGCGAGGAGCAGCTCAAGTGCCTGCTGGAGAGTCTGCCGCTGGAGCAGAGGCCGCCGTTCTGA